TTGCTCGGGCTCCTGGACGAGACGCGTCCCAAGGTGAACCTGTCGGACGGCGGCCACATCGAGAACCTCGGGCTCTATTCGCTGCTCCAGCGGCGCTGCGACCTGATCGTCGTGGCCGACGCCGAGTGCGACCCCGGGCTGGCCTTCTCGTCCCTGGTGGCGCTGGAGCTCTTCGCCCGCGTGGACCTCGGGGTCCGGCTGCGCCTGCCCGTCCGGGAGATCGCCGACCTCGCTGCGGCCCGCAAGCAGGCGGGCGGATCGGACGAACGGAGCCCGGACTGGGCCCACGGCATGTTCGGCGAGATCCTCTACCCGGAGCGCCAGGACCCGGCCACCGGAGCCGTCCTGCCCAAGAAGACGGGCTACATCCTGTATCTGAAGCCCGTGCTCACCGGGGACGAGCGCATCTACATGCTCGACTACGAGAAGCGCTACCCGGCGTTTCCGCAGGAGACCACGGCCGACCAGTTCTTCTCCGAGGAGCAGTTCGAGGTGTACCGGGCCCTCGGCTACCACTCCGTCCAGGAAACGCTCTCGGCGCTGCCGAAGGCGGACGCGCCGGCCACCGGCCTGCCGGGACGGCCCTGGCGGGAGATCCAAGCGACGTTCCGCGCCAACGGGTTCGGGCGGGATCCGGAGGACTGAGGGGGCCCCTGGACCCGTCGCCCCCTCCGGAGTCGGCGGGGACCTCTGTGAAATTTACCTAACGTCAGGATCTCATGAAGTATTCCTGCGTGGTCTGACGCATGACCTTCGGCAGGACAGCGCAATGCCCATCATGTCCCGTAAGGGAATCAATGTGCTCTTCATGCATATTCCGAAGACGGGAGGAACGGCAATTGCGAACGCATTCCGTAAAACCGATGTGAGAGTAAGCCTTCTCTCGACACAACTGCACGGGACGTCGCCCCATCGATTTCCCTGCTCGCCGCAACATTTCCATGCCGAGGCGGTGCGGCACCTGTTCGCGGACGGCTACTTCGACCTCAGGGTCACGGTGGTCCGGCACCCGGTGGACCGGATCCTCAGCGAATACCGCATGCACATGCGCAGCGTGCTGGCGGCCGGAGTGGCGATCCCGGACTTCGCCATCTGGCTCGACTTCTTCCTCCGACGCTCCCGCGAGGAGCCTTACGTGAAGGACAATCACCTCCGGCCACAGGTGAATTTCGTCGAGCCCGGGACCGAGGTGTTCCGATACGAGGACGGACTTGCGCCGGTGATCTCTCGGATCTCCGAGGTGCTCGGCCTGCCGCGTCCGCCTTCGGCCGACCGGGTCAATGTCGGGGCCGACGTCCGGGCCGATGTCGGACCGGACTGCCTCGCCCGGATCCGGAATCACTACGCCGCCGACTTCGAGCGCTTCGGATACGGGGCCTGGACCGGTGCGGGGCGGCTCCCCGCGGCTGCGGTCCGGGAACCGGCGATGCGGGTCGGCTGAGCGCTCCAACCCTCATTTGACCATATTGGGGGGCAGATTACCTTCGGGACGGGGCGGTCGGACGCGGGGCCGACCGATTCGGATGGTCATCGCGTGGTCGATGGGGTGAAGCGGAGGTGAGGCGGGTCGCGCGGGAAGCTCTGCGGGTCCTCCTGTGGCCGGTGGTCACGGCTTGCGCTGTCGACGCTTGGCCGGGGATCGGGCCCGCCGTCGCCCAGGTGACTCCGTCTTCGCCGAACGCCGTCCCGGTGGGGCCACCGCAGGACCCGGCCGCAGAGATCGCCGACCGGCAGCGCCAGACGCAGGGCGAACTGGACGCCATCGCGCGGGACATCAGGGTCTCGGAGGAGCGGGCCGCCGAGATCCGGCAGGAGATCGAGGGACTCGAGCGCGACCGGGTGCGCATCACCGAGCAGCTCGTGGCCACGTCGACGCGGATTCAGGACCTGGAGACCCGCCTCACTGCCAGCGAGGCGCGCATCGCCGGGGTCGAGACCGAGGCGGCCGCGGTGCGGCGGTCGCTCGCGGCGCGGCGGGCGGTCACGGCGGACGTGCTGGCGGCCCTGCAGAGAATCGGCCGGAAGCCGCCCCCGGCGCTGCTGGTCCGGCCCGAGGACGCGCTGGCGAGCGTGAGGAGCGCGATCCTGGTCGGCGCGCTGCTGCCCGAGCTTCGGCTCGAGGCCGAGCGGCTGGTCGCCGACCTGGAGCGGCTGATCCGCCTTCGCGACCGGTCCGCGGCGGAACGCGACCGGTTCCGCGCCGATCTCGGCTCGATTGCGGAGGAGAGGAACCGCCTCGAACAGCTTCTGGAGGAGCGCAAGCGCGTCAAGACCGACCAGCAGCGCCGGCTCGACGAGGAGCGGCGGCGCGCGGCCGAGATGGCGGGCCGCGCCGGATCCCTGAAAGACCTGATCACACGCCTGGAGACGGAGATCGAGGGTGCCCGCAAGGCGGCCGAGGCGGCACGGAAGGCGGACGAGGTCGCCAAGCTGAGACCGGACGGCAGTCAAAAGTCCGTGACGCCGGCGCTGCGGGACCCGTCCCGCATGCAGCCGGCGGTTCCCTTCGCGGAGGCGCGCGGCCTGCTGCCGCTGCCGGTGGCGGGCCAGCAAATCAAGGCTTTCGGCGAGGACGACGGCCTCGGCGGCACCATGCGGGGTATCCAGATCGCCGCCCGCGCGGAGGCGCGCGTGGCCAGCCCCTGCGACGGTTGGATCGTTTACGCGGGACCTTTCCGGTCTTACGGCAAGGTCTTGATCATCAATGGCGGCGGCGGATATCATGTGGTCCTGGCAGGTCTGGACCGCATAGACGTCGAGATGGGTCAATTCGTCCTCGCCGGGGAACCGGTCGGCGCCATGGGCGCCAGAAGGGTGGCGAGTGCCGCGATCGGCGTCTCCGCCCCCGGGTCCGGTCTGACGGAGTTGTCTGCGACCCTGCCTGTTCTGTACGTCGAGTTCCGGAAAGAGAATTCGTCGATCGACCCCACCCCGTGGTGGGCCCAATCTCGTGACGAAAAGGTTCGCGGATGATGCGGAAAGTTTCCCTCGTGTTCATGGGCGCGCTGGTCGGCGCCAGCGCCGTCATCGGCGTGACCCAAGGCAAGCAACTCCTGACCGGCACCGCCCTCGCGGCCGGGGCCGAGACCTACCGCCAGCTCAACCTGTTCGGGGACGTCTTCGAGCGCATCCGCGCCGACTACGTGGAGCAGCCGGACGACGCCAAGCTGATCGAGTCGGCCATCAACGGCATGCTCACCTCCCTCGATCCGCATTCGAGCTACCTGTCGCCCAAGAACTTCCGCGACATGCAGGTGCAGACCCGCGGCGAGTTCGGAGGCCTCGGCATCGAGGTCACCATGGAGGACAACGCCGTCAAGGTCGTGAGCCCGATCGACGACACCCCGGCCCACCGGGCGGGCGTGCGCGCCGGCGACATCATCACGCATCTCGACGGGGAGAGCGTGCAGGGGCTGTCGCTCAACCAGGCGGTCGACAAGATGCGCGGGCCGGTCAACTCGGCCATCACCCTCACGGTGAAGCGCGACGGTGTCTCTGACCCGGTCGAGATCAAGATCGTGCGCGACGTCATCCGCATCCGGTCGGTCCGGTCGAAGACCGAGGGCGACATCGGCTACATCCGCATCACCCAGTTCAACGAGCAGACCTTCGAGGGCCTGCGCGACTCCATCGAGCGGATCACCAAGGAGGTCGGCGCCGACAAGCTCAAGGGCTTCGTGCTCGACCTGCGAAACAATCCCGGCGGCCTGCTCGACCAGGCGATCTCGGTCTCCGACGCCTTCCTGGAGAAGGGCGAGGTCGTCTCCACCCGCGGCCGCAATGCCGAGGAGACGCAGCGCTACAACGCCCGGCCGGGCGACCTGGCCAAGAACAAGCCGGTGATCGTGCTGGTCAACGGCGGGTCGGCCTCGGCGTCGGAGATCGTCGCCGGCGCGTTGCAGGACCACCGCCGGGCAACGATCCTGGGCACCCGGTCCTTCGGCAAGGGGTCGGTGCAGACCATCATCCCGCTCGGGGCGAACGGCGCCATCCGGCTCACGACGGCCCGCTACTACACGCCGGCCGGCCGGTCCATCCAGGCCAAGGGCATCGATCCGGACATCGAGGTGATGCAGGAGCCGCCGCCCGAACTGAAGGGCAAGGACGACACGAAGGGCGAGGCGGGCCTGAAGGGCCACCTGAAGAACACCGGCGAGGGCGTCGAGGAGAAGTCCGGAAGCCAGGCCTACGTGCCGACCGACCCGAAGGACGACAAGGCGCTGAACACTGCCTACGACCTCCTGCGCGGTATCCAGGTGAACGCCAACTTCCCGCCCAATCCGAAGGCGTCGATACCGAACTGATACCATCCCGCGAGAGCGGGCTTCGTTTCCGGTCCGGAATGCGGGACACTGGCGGCGAGGCCCGGCTCGGGTGATTCGGCGCCCCGCCCCGGGGCGTCGCAACCCGGACACGACGAGCCGCCGGCACGCTTCCCGCGTCCGGCGGCTCTCGATTCCGGGCTCCGTCACGAGGTCCCCTGGAGCGGATGCGCTCATGAGCGACGATCTGCACGCCCCCCTCGGCCTGCGGTCCAAGAGGCTGAACTGGAAACGCTGGCCCCTCGGGCTCGTGGGCCTCGGCCTCATCGCGACGATGATCGGCGGCGCGGCGCTGTGGACGGCCTTCTTCCCGGACACGCTCGGGGGGGAGCCGACCGCCGTGGCGCGCATCGACCGGGGCAAGGGCGGGGTCACGCAGGCCGACGTCGCCGTGGGCGACAAGCCGAAGGCCGGGGAGGCGCACGGCGCCGAGGCGCCGCCGAGCGGACCCGCCTCGCTGACGGAGGCAAGGCCCCCGGAGGGGCAGAAGGCGGTGCTCACCCCGATGGAGCCCGGCAAGCGTCCCGGTCTCCCGGCGGAGGGGCAGCCGCTCACGGGCGTGCCGGTCGCCAAGATCACCGACAAGGGCAAGTTCGGGCCGCTGCCGCGCATCGCCCAGGACGGGACGCGGGCGCTCGAGGCCTATGCGCGCCCGGCCCAGAAGCGGCCGGCCGCGACGCCGCGGGTCGTGGTGGTGGTGGGCGGCCTCGGGCTCAGCCAGACCGGCACCCAGGAGGCGATCCGGCTCCTGCCGGCCGACGTGACGCTCGCCTTCGCGCCCTACGGGGCGAGCCTCGACCGCTGGATGCAGCGGGCTCGCCAGGACGGCCACGAGGTGCTGCTGCAGCTGCCGATGGAGCCGTTCGACTACCCGGACAACGACCCGGGCCCGCATACGCTGCTGACCGGCCTCACGGCGGAGCAGAACATCGAGCGGATGCACTGGATCCTGTCCCGCCTGACGAACTATGTCGGGGTGGTGAACTACATGGGCGCGCGGTTCACGGCCGAGGAGGCCCGCCTGACGCCCATCTTCCGCGAACTGTCTGCCCGGGGGATCATGTATCTCGACGACGGCTCGTCGGGGCGGTCGGTCGCCGAGGTGGCGGCCCGGGCGGCGCGGCTGCCCTTCGCGCGCACCGACGTGGTGATCGACGCGGTGGCGACCGAGGCCGCCATCGACGCGCGTCTGACCCAGCTCGAGAACATCGCCCGCCAGCAGGGCGTGGCGGTCGGCTTCGCATCGGCCCTGCCGATCTCGCTGCGCAAGCTCTCGGACTGGTCGAAGACCCTGGAGAGCCGCGGCGTGGTCATCGTGCCGGCCAGCAGCGTGGCGCGCGACGGGCAGTCCGGATAGGCAGGCGGGGCGGCGGGACGGAAGACGCCCGCAGGACCGATCGTCGGGTCGGCTTCGCAGGCGCGAACCGGACCGGGCGAGCCTTCACCGCGACCGCGGCCTCGACCCCTGGGTCTTTCGATCGTCAGGAGGTCACAAGGATTTCATTCCGTATCCTTACGGAACTCCCGTAGGTTCTGAACTCTCCTGCTACGGGGATCACATATGGCAAAAGATATTGAAAGCAGTTATTGGCTGTCGACTCCAGAGGAACCGAGTGCTCGATTTTGCAATTTCTCGACGGGCGGATCTACTCTGCGCCCGGCACACCAGGACTGGCTGAACCGGAACGTCGTTCCCATTTTGCGGGGACAGGGCGGCTACATCGTCGAGATCGGAGGCCTCGCGAGCCGGCTCGGTGCGGCGGCGCTGAACGAGCGACTGGGTCAGGCCCGCGCGGATGCGGTGAAGGCGTTCCTCGAGCAGCAGGTTCAGATGACCCTGCCGAACGTCCTGACGGCCAGCTACGGCGAAAACGTGTCCGGCGGCGCGGTCGACGACAACGACGGCTTCTGGCGTGCCGTGCTGATCAAGTTGCATCAGGGCGTCGTCGTCCTGCCCGACCCGCCGCCCCAGATTCGGCGGCCTCCGTCCATGCCGGCCCCGTTGCCCAAGATGTATTTCGGCCTCGGCGTCAAGTTCGGCGGCATCTTGATCGGCGGTACTCAAACTCTCGAAGGATACCTGTTCTCTGTCGACGACTACGACGATCAGGTTCATGTCGAGGCGAGGATTTGGACGCTCGGCCCGGGATTGGGCGGCGGGGGCAATGTCGTCTTCATCATGGCGTATGGCGGCACGGACAAGCGCGGCTTTGTCGGCACGAAGTTCGACGGCTGGGATTTCGCCGTGAGCCTCGGCGGCCGCTGGGGCGATGCGGTCAAGGGTGTCAGCAAGATCCCGGCGATCGCCAAGCTGGCCGAAGTGGTCAAGGACGGCGGCAAGGCGGCGGCGGTCCTGAAGGGGGCGGCGAAGCTCAAGCCCGGCGAATGGGAAAAGGTCGCGGAACTCGTCAAGACATCGCGCGAAGCGCTCGGGGTCGACGCTGACGCCACCAAGCCGCAGCTGAGCGTGTTCGACATCCCGCTCGCCGGAGGGGCCCTGGAGGTCAGCCTCTACAAGTGGTGGGGCACCGTGACGACGTTCAACTGAGGGCCAAGGGCGGCGCGGAGGGTGAAACACCCCGTTGCATCCCGCCGGCCGCTCCACCTGATTGGGTCAGCGGGAGGCCGTCGAGGCCGCAGCGGGGTACGATCCGTGCCGCGGCCGGTAGAGTCACAGGGATGCGCGCGGAGTGATACCTCGTTCGGCGCGAGGTGGGCGCCGTGCAGGCGCACCGACCCGCCGCTTCCGTGTCCGGACCAGACACCTTAGTCGATGGCCTCCCGGAAGGGATTCGAACCCCTGACCCCAGGTTTAGGAAACCTGTGCTCTATCCTGCTGAGCTACCGGGAGATTGGACGCCGGTGCACGGCGCCTCTCCGGTCCTCGGCCGCATCGCATCGGCCTTGTCCCGGGACGCCGTCAGGGGCGGTGAATAGCACAAATCGCTGCCCTGTGCAGCCCTCGGCGGTGGTCGCTCCCCGCCCTCGGTCGGGCGGGCTGTGGTCACAATCCCGTCTCAACCGGATGGGAGCATGAGGACCTGGCGGGAATGGGGTTGTCTGTGCGGGTCTCTACGCGAGGCGCGGTCCTGGGGATCGCTGGGGCGCTCTGCGCGGCGGGCGGGTTGGTGCTCCCTGCCGCGGCCGACGACGCCTGCGTGCCCGCCGAGGGGTTC
This sequence is a window from Prosthecomicrobium sp. N25. Protein-coding genes within it:
- a CDS encoding OmpA family protein, which gives rise to MAKDIESSYWLSTPEEPSARFCNFSTGGSTLRPAHQDWLNRNVVPILRGQGGYIVEIGGLASRLGAAALNERLGQARADAVKAFLEQQVQMTLPNVLTASYGENVSGGAVDDNDGFWRAVLIKLHQGVVVLPDPPPQIRRPPSMPAPLPKMYFGLGVKFGGILIGGTQTLEGYLFSVDDYDDQVHVEARIWTLGPGLGGGGNVVFIMAYGGTDKRGFVGTKFDGWDFAVSLGGRWGDAVKGVSKIPAIAKLAEVVKDGGKAAAVLKGAAKLKPGEWEKVAELVKTSREALGVDADATKPQLSVFDIPLAGGALEVSLYKWWGTVTTFN
- a CDS encoding sulfotransferase family 2 domain-containing protein; the encoded protein is MPIMSRKGINVLFMHIPKTGGTAIANAFRKTDVRVSLLSTQLHGTSPHRFPCSPQHFHAEAVRHLFADGYFDLRVTVVRHPVDRILSEYRMHMRSVLAAGVAIPDFAIWLDFFLRRSREEPYVKDNHLRPQVNFVEPGTEVFRYEDGLAPVISRISEVLGLPRPPSADRVNVGADVRADVGPDCLARIRNHYAADFERFGYGAWTGAGRLPAAAVREPAMRVG
- a CDS encoding divergent polysaccharide deacetylase family protein; this encodes MSDDLHAPLGLRSKRLNWKRWPLGLVGLGLIATMIGGAALWTAFFPDTLGGEPTAVARIDRGKGGVTQADVAVGDKPKAGEAHGAEAPPSGPASLTEARPPEGQKAVLTPMEPGKRPGLPAEGQPLTGVPVAKITDKGKFGPLPRIAQDGTRALEAYARPAQKRPAATPRVVVVVGGLGLSQTGTQEAIRLLPADVTLAFAPYGASLDRWMQRARQDGHEVLLQLPMEPFDYPDNDPGPHTLLTGLTAEQNIERMHWILSRLTNYVGVVNYMGARFTAEEARLTPIFRELSARGIMYLDDGSSGRSVAEVAARAARLPFARTDVVIDAVATEAAIDARLTQLENIARQQGVAVGFASALPISLRKLSDWSKTLESRGVVIVPASSVARDGQSG
- a CDS encoding murein hydrolase activator EnvC family protein, with the protein product MGPPQDPAAEIADRQRQTQGELDAIARDIRVSEERAAEIRQEIEGLERDRVRITEQLVATSTRIQDLETRLTASEARIAGVETEAAAVRRSLAARRAVTADVLAALQRIGRKPPPALLVRPEDALASVRSAILVGALLPELRLEAERLVADLERLIRLRDRSAAERDRFRADLGSIAEERNRLEQLLEERKRVKTDQQRRLDEERRRAAEMAGRAGSLKDLITRLETEIEGARKAAEAARKADEVAKLRPDGSQKSVTPALRDPSRMQPAVPFAEARGLLPLPVAGQQIKAFGEDDGLGGTMRGIQIAARAEARVASPCDGWIVYAGPFRSYGKVLIINGGGGYHVVLAGLDRIDVEMGQFVLAGEPVGAMGARRVASAAIGVSAPGSGLTELSATLPVLYVEFRKENSSIDPTPWWAQSRDEKVRG
- a CDS encoding S41 family peptidase is translated as MMRKVSLVFMGALVGASAVIGVTQGKQLLTGTALAAGAETYRQLNLFGDVFERIRADYVEQPDDAKLIESAINGMLTSLDPHSSYLSPKNFRDMQVQTRGEFGGLGIEVTMEDNAVKVVSPIDDTPAHRAGVRAGDIITHLDGESVQGLSLNQAVDKMRGPVNSAITLTVKRDGVSDPVEIKIVRDVIRIRSVRSKTEGDIGYIRITQFNEQTFEGLRDSIERITKEVGADKLKGFVLDLRNNPGGLLDQAISVSDAFLEKGEVVSTRGRNAEETQRYNARPGDLAKNKPVIVLVNGGSASASEIVAGALQDHRRATILGTRSFGKGSVQTIIPLGANGAIRLTTARYYTPAGRSIQAKGIDPDIEVMQEPPPELKGKDDTKGEAGLKGHLKNTGEGVEEKSGSQAYVPTDPKDDKALNTAYDLLRGIQVNANFPPNPKASIPN